From Sphingomonas hengshuiensis, one genomic window encodes:
- a CDS encoding DNA translocase FtsK, producing the protein MASRAQPSQFRDTMKAGARRSGAVIGGTLLFLATVAVVLALLTYHSQDPSWNTASGAPVRNLLGPVGAWTADLLLATLGLPVVLIAPVGLIVAHRLWLDRPIGDWGRMLRGVSIAAVLIAAALAFFSSDAVLWLVGGWGGVIGLTIAGAINWAIGLAGDPVVAFWAGRGLGGLFAIAGLWLWWRSLDFSLPERGIRLPSLRPAGKASLLAAPPAPELRAELRESLGTREVTGPREPRKVVVPDNRPGPVISDRGISPAPAKPKPPTQTSLDFKDSYKLPPLDLLKAAPANSNAAIDKAALERNARLLESVLDDFNVKGQIVEVRPGPVVTMYELEPASGIKASRVIQLADDIARNMSAISARVATIPGRSVIGIELPNARRESVNLHELVGSQSFEDQGASLPLVLGKNIAGEPVIADLAPMPHLLVAGTTGSGKSVGLNCMILSLLYRLTPEQCRMIMIDPKMLELSMYKGIPHLLADVVTDPPKAVRALKWAVEQMEDRYRMMASVNVRSLASFNDKVRAAKAKGQKLGRKVQTGYDQDTGKPIYEEETLDLQVLPQIVVIVDELADLMMTAGKEVEFLIQRLAQKARAAGIHLIMATQRPSVDVITGVIKANLPTRISFHVTSKIDSRTILGEQGAEQLLGRGDMLYMPGGKQVVRVHGPFVSDDEVQAVSDFWRSQGEPDYITAVTEEPEDGGFTLDGAPDGDDSPEDQLYRRATQLVAESQKASTSWLQRQLRVGYNSAARLIERMEKDGLVSRPDHVGRREVLMDTDGRPL; encoded by the coding sequence ATGGCGTCCCGGGCACAACCGTCGCAGTTTCGCGACACGATGAAAGCCGGCGCGCGCCGCAGCGGCGCAGTGATCGGCGGCACCCTGCTGTTTCTGGCGACGGTCGCGGTCGTGCTGGCGCTGCTCACCTATCATTCGCAGGACCCGTCGTGGAACACCGCGTCGGGCGCGCCGGTGCGCAACCTGCTGGGGCCGGTGGGGGCGTGGACCGCCGATCTGCTGCTCGCCACGCTGGGGCTGCCGGTGGTGCTGATCGCCCCGGTCGGGCTGATCGTGGCGCACCGCCTGTGGCTCGATCGCCCGATCGGCGACTGGGGCCGGATGCTGCGCGGGGTGAGTATCGCCGCGGTGCTGATCGCGGCGGCGCTGGCGTTTTTCTCCAGCGATGCCGTGCTGTGGCTGGTCGGGGGCTGGGGCGGCGTGATCGGGCTGACGATCGCGGGCGCGATCAACTGGGCGATCGGGCTGGCGGGCGATCCGGTAGTGGCGTTCTGGGCCGGGCGCGGACTGGGCGGCCTCTTCGCGATCGCGGGGCTGTGGCTGTGGTGGCGCAGCCTCGACTTCAGCCTGCCCGAACGCGGTATCCGCCTGCCGAGCCTGCGGCCCGCCGGCAAGGCGTCGCTGCTCGCGGCGCCCCCCGCCCCCGAGCTGCGCGCCGAGCTTCGCGAGTCGCTGGGCACGCGCGAGGTGACCGGCCCGCGCGAGCCGCGCAAGGTCGTCGTGCCCGACAATCGTCCCGGCCCGGTGATTTCCGATCGCGGCATTTCCCCCGCCCCGGCCAAGCCGAAGCCGCCGACCCAGACCAGCCTGGATTTCAAGGACAGCTACAAGCTGCCCCCGCTCGACCTGCTCAAGGCCGCGCCCGCCAATTCCAACGCCGCGATCGACAAGGCCGCGCTGGAGCGCAACGCCCGGCTGCTCGAAAGCGTGCTCGACGATTTCAACGTCAAGGGCCAGATCGTCGAAGTGCGCCCCGGCCCGGTCGTGACGATGTACGAGCTGGAGCCCGCCAGCGGGATCAAGGCCAGCCGCGTCATCCAGCTCGCCGACGACATTGCGCGCAACATGAGCGCGATCTCCGCGCGCGTCGCGACGATCCCCGGGCGCAGCGTGATCGGGATCGAGCTGCCCAACGCCCGGCGCGAATCGGTCAACCTCCACGAACTGGTCGGCAGCCAGAGCTTCGAGGACCAGGGCGCGAGCCTGCCTTTGGTGCTGGGCAAGAATATCGCGGGCGAGCCGGTGATCGCCGACCTCGCGCCGATGCCGCATCTGCTCGTCGCCGGCACCACCGGCTCCGGCAAGTCGGTGGGGCTCAACTGCATGATCCTGTCGCTGCTCTACCGGCTGACCCCCGAACAGTGCCGGATGATCATGATCGATCCCAAGATGCTCGAGCTCAGCATGTACAAGGGCATCCCGCATCTGCTCGCCGACGTCGTCACCGATCCGCCCAAGGCGGTGCGCGCGCTCAAATGGGCCGTCGAGCAGATGGAGGACCGCTATCGCATGATGGCGAGCGTCAACGTCCGCAGCCTGGCGAGCTTCAACGACAAGGTCCGCGCCGCCAAGGCCAAGGGGCAGAAGCTGGGGCGCAAGGTCCAGACCGGCTATGACCAGGACACTGGCAAGCCGATCTATGAGGAGGAGACGCTCGACCTCCAGGTGCTGCCGCAGATTGTGGTGATCGTCGACGAGCTCGCCGACCTGATGATGACCGCGGGCAAGGAAGTAGAATTCCTGATCCAGCGGCTCGCGCAAAAGGCGCGCGCGGCGGGCATCCACCTGATCATGGCGACGCAGCGCCCGTCGGTCGACGTCATCACCGGCGTGATCAAGGCGAATCTGCCGACGCGAATCAGCTTCCACGTCACGTCAAAGATCGATTCGCGCACGATCCTGGGCGAACAGGGCGCCGAACAGCTGCTGGGCCGCGGCGACATGCTGTACATGCCCGGCGGCAAGCAGGTGGTCCGCGTCCATGGGCCGTTCGTCAGCGATGACGAAGTCCAGGCGGTGTCCGATTTCTGGCGCTCGCAGGGGGAGCCCGATTATATCACCGCCGTCACCGAGGAGCCCGAGGATGGCGGCTTCACGCTCGACGGTGCGCCCGATGGCGACGATTCGCCCGAGGACCAATTGTACCGCCGCGCGACTCAGCTCGTCGCGGAGAGCCAGAAGGCGTCAACCTCGTGGCTCCAGCGCCAGCTCCGCGTCGGCTATAATTCGGCGGCGCGGCTGATCGAGCGGATGGAGAAGGACGGGCTGGTCTCGCGCCCCGACCATGTCGGTCGGCGCGAAGTGCTGATGGACACCGACGGGCGACCGCTTTGA